The Castanea sativa cultivar Marrone di Chiusa Pesio chromosome 4, ASM4071231v1 sequence GTTGTTTCTCTCTTGAAGAATTACAAGCAAATGGTATGTTTAAATCTTTCTTCAGATTGATGtcttcttttaaattaaaaactactGGCTATAGTAAGGCACTAGAATAACATGTGGATCTGAACATTATGTAGATTTCTGAGATTTAAAGTCATAATTTCTGCATGTGCATAGACTTTTAGCGTACTGATGAACAAATTTGTTTAACCTTTGACTAATGgcatatgtaatttttttcacGGCATTTTGAActaaatttttacatttttcattaCTTTTCTTGTTCTAGGTCATGCTACTTTCATACTTCATCAACGTGTTGTGAAATGTGTATTACATTTAAGTTTTGGATGTTATCTTgtgattataaaatttacaatcaCTATGAATTTGTTAAGTTGTTTATAGGTTAGAGTGATATTTTAGTGGACAAGCTGGATGCACGATTCTGCTTTCTGTGCTTCACGGGTCATATTTCATCATTATTTATCTGGTTCTATttatttgtccaaaaaaaaaatatatgtttgtttggttCTATTTGAAGAGTTCTGTCTTATGAGTAAATTTATCTTTGTCAGCTGTGTGCCATGGTTGTAACTTCTTAATTCTATTTTGACCACTTACAGCTTCATGTTCTGGATAACCTTTCAGATAATCTCATCGAAGATCTACCTGCATCAATCTGCAATCTTATTCACTTAAAGTCACTTTGCTTGGACAATAATAATGTGAACCAGGTATTAACTTAcctctcacactctctctctctctctctctacacatGCATGTGGATCTCTTgtcaactttccttaatactgaAGCCTCCCTTCTTTCTTGATCTACTTAGCTATTATTCTCGTCGTTTTCTCTCCTTCTTTCTACCTCAAAGTCTTATCTTTCCTAAAGTTCCCCAAAACAGAATTGATAATGCCCCTTTTACTTTTATCAAACTTGAAAGCTGTTGGACTTGCAAACTTTGTCCTGAGGTCAACACAGACGAAGAAATTAAATGAGAAAAGATATATTGTTTAGGTTGAAGAAGAGAATCAGAATATGATATTCTCCCCTAAGTACAACTGCCTGACTACCATTTGATGGACCTTTTCGAATTAAGACAGTGATGGTGTTTGCCAGTCAAGAGCAGAGTTGAGCAATTTTCTGAAGACtgtataaatttaatttttaggttaGAAATGTGAATTCTGGAGTTTCAAGATTCGTGGTTATTAATCTATTTGGGAAGCCTTTCTATTTGGTACTGTTTTGATTAAGGTGGTTTAAGTATGGAAGACTCATGGTTCTTTTGATTCCCTTCATACTTGTCTATTTATGTAATAGTTGGACTTGCCTGTAttaatatttagtatttatttcTGGACAGATACCTCTGAATCTACTGAAAGACTGCAAAGTTCTGCAGAATATCTCCCTGCATGGCAATCCTATTTCAATGGATCAATTTCAGCAGGTATGTCATAGTCCCCGCATGTAgtgttattaattaatttattttatatttcagcAAAAACCCAATATGTATTTTCAACCCAACTGAACCCTAAACGCTTTTAGATGGAAGGATTTCAAGATTTTGaagcaagaagaaagaagaagtttGACAAGCAAATTGATTCAAATGTGATGATTGGGTCAAAAGGCCTTGATGAGGGTGTTGATCTATGAATGTCTCACATCAGTGCTCCCTAAAAGAGTAAGTTGTTACACCACAATCTTAATGAATTACTTTAGTGTCTTGCACCAGGAGAGTCAATTTAGAAACATGCCTATATGGACAAGATTAGTTCTGAATGCTACCAATCTGATTACTTTTATTGCGTGGCCTAAATTCCTGAAGTATCAAAAGATTTAGTAGGTTTAAGAAGCATCCAGCAGAAAGGAGAAAAACAGGCTTTTAGAAGAAATTATGTTGAGGAATCTTGAATATATCAGGCTTTTATATTCTCAATTAAGTGGCTTGTAAAATCACCAAGAACTTTATATTTTGGTCTCTCCATTTTATTTGCAATGCATAACATTTTCGCAACAAAGCCTAGGTGGCAAGCTGTTTACCattaacaacttgccacataGGCTTTGTTGTGAAATGCTGGCACtactctctcattttttttcacaCAATTTATTGAGTATATATCGTTAGTTATGATTCATCTGGGTTTGTTACCATGAGGCTTTTCAGTAAGGGCTAAAAGCAACAGCCTTAGTGAATATCATGTGCTTGGACAGGAATCAATTTTGTCAATAAGAGATACTTGGCAGTTTTCACTCAAATAAACTTTTTCAAGCTGTGTTATATTTGGTATAACACCTATGGTCCCATAGTAAAGGATAGGGAATGTAATCTTTGGTGAGTATGCTTGAATTTAACAAACAATGAGATACCTTTGGTCCATCTTATACCATGCATGTGATGCATCTAAAATGCTGATGGAGTGCAAAAAATACCTCTAACAAAACAATTGGCACTATGGTGTTGATGTACATAAGCACATTACACATTCTTCACTCTGAAAGTTTCTAAACCTGAAACAGTTCTGTTTGTAGGCCCTACTTGATGGTTTTATGTCTTGCATATTTGCCACAGTTGCAACTGAGTGTGGTAAATAAGTTATACAATATCTATCTTGctttctttgatatttttttgctttttatgaATGCTCTTAACTCTTGATTCCTTTTTAACAGACTAGAGGGCAGGGTTTGATCAGCTGGGGCCATTTGAACACGAAGGGCAGGCATAAATTCAAAAACAGCTTTCATTGTAGCTTGGGATAGACAAATTTGGTATATACTTTTTTTAGGTCACATGAGAAATAATGTCTCCAAACTCAGTGTTATCATATTTGTAGATGAGGGCTTGGCTTTGTATATGCCTGTCATTTTGCAGGCTTGTATATGTAACAGGTACTTAGTATTTAAAGATCCTCCTTAGGCTGTTGTGGTTCCTGGgactattagattacatttaTATATGGAATGAAATGTGTTTGACACAGATAATATTTAATTCTtgaatctaaaaaaaaaccaaactgaAAGCATGTTGAATTCAATGATTGTGGAATGACAGACAGTAACCTTAACAGCctataccttttctttttctttttcttttttggccaaagataaTCTGACCATGTTACAAACGGAAGAATTTTTCTGGTATTTCAAAGGTAAAAAGAAACAAGCTAATAACATATAGACAAGGTCAAGACTATTAGTTGAACTTTTTTTTGGCCTTTAAAATTTATTCCATTTTCCAATTTGGTGCGTGAAGCTTCAAAAGTAACACTCCAATCCTTTGTAAAATGATCTGATGAGGTCGTCGGGGTTTATGCCATTTCCAATTTAGTCCcgagtttcaaaattttgtaaaatattgttgcatatttttctttcaatttatatatttttatattttctcatcTACCAAACATAGAATAGAGAAATCTTGTATCTGTCTAATCACATGACAATAGTTAGACATCATGGCGGCCATGTGGCGCTTTTAAACTACTTGGATTGTTAGGGGTGTAATGCTAAGCTAATCAAATGACAAATTAGTTATtctctttattaaaaaataaaaataaaaattgatatttgggGGTGGGGTGATTTGAACATAAATGTTTCTATTGAAAATACCATAAAGTGCTAATTGAACTATAAGAATCTTAGTCAGTGTACTAATTAGTATATGAGCCAAATTGGAtcattttatacattttaaggatttgattcctatttttttaaacCCCAAAGTACCAAATGAAAATGGGGCAAATTTTTAATGACGGAAAGTGGTGTTTACCCATTTTCAAGAGAATCCAACTCTGTAAAGTTTGTAAAAAAcacttcacaaaaaaaaaaaaaaaaagtcttccacaaaataaaaaatgaaactaaaacaatagttatatttaaatattaattttaagtgTTTGTTTTCTTCTGGGGAGGGGTTGttaattattacaaattaaacaaaaagttGTCCAACTGGGATAAACAAAGTgaataaatttcaaaactaaTATTAAGTTGTTGTTAGTTAAAGACAactgtggtgggcctttttgtgtTGTTAGGATTTGACCTCTCTTGCTACACTACGGCTCATAGATTTGGAGGAAGTATACCCTGTTACGGGTGTATGCTTTCTCCCTCTCACAAGCTACTAGGACCCATAACTAGTGGATCCGACTAGCTATgagaggagagaaacatacaactGCAACAAGATGTATTTTCTCGTAGACCTAAGGTAAGAGAGTTGGGACTAGCCTAAATGGGACTACACTTTAGGCCAGCTTGTGTGCAAGTCAAGTCATCCCAATATGGATGCATTCGGGGCAGGAGCATCATGGGCTAAGCGTATGTTATGGGCATGgtagaaaaatagaaatagcTATTACAGATGTTATAACATGAGCGCGATATGGTAGAATAACTAAAATACTAAACGGAATGAATAAGACTAATGATAGTAAGGAAAGTAGCTAATAAAGTTACGACAAAATAATACAACAAATGGAAATAACGCTATGGcagaaaatttaataattgaacGGTAAACCAATCACCCAATAagcataaataacaaaaaaagaaagcttgTCTGCCAGAGAAGTAGGCTTAGTTTTTCAGTAGAAACGAGTTCAAGAATGGAACTAATTTCCAATGTGAGTAAAATCAAGGAAGACTTCTACCATAGGAGTCACACACTTTGGAGAAAATGGCCTAAATGGTTTAAGCTTCAATTCTCAATCCCTCAGAGAGTGGGTCGACcaagggggagagaaaaaagtaatttgttGATGCATATCTCTATTCCTACCACTTATATCTCTCTAGTTTCCTGtatgttctttctttctccctattctttctttttctttctttctactccTCCTTCCTTTCGTTCCTCCCCTTTTCTTTCACTGTTCACAACTACCCCTTTTATACTAACTGCCATGGTgagatttaccatttttatcccTTAACTGCTTTTGGCACCTTATGGGTGTCCATCCAAGACTGCCCACTGGCTTGCCAATTGCTCAATCACTACCATTACTCTGAATGTGTTAGTTGCACCACTCTCCATTCCCAAACAAAATTGCTTGTCTTGTTTCTTACCTTTCCCTATTTTTCACTTCCCTAATATGGAGAAGGATTAAGCCTCTTCATTACTTACCTTTATAGCATGCATCAAGTGGTCCCAGCCCATACTTACCTCTTTTGGGTGAGATGTCATCCTAGCAAGACATCTCTCCCCAAAGGAGCTTGAGCGGAAATTCCAAAATAAACCATTTTTCTCCCCACCTCTAAACGCGAGAATCCCAAAATAgaccatttttctctctccacctCTAAACCACACCCTTCGAAAGCCTTAGCCAATGGTCCACCTCCCATGTATTGGCTGGATATAAGCAGGTGGTGCCCTGGCCCCTTGTGCATGCTCCACTCTGTCTGAATTTGTTTCTTTCTGGTTTTCACACCATTTTCGCTACCTTtgtgtttgtttgattcttttgtATGTGCTGGTTGATGTTTATCTTTTGTGGTGTAAAGGATGTGTGGGCTTTTGGGCTCATATTCTCTGCCTTTCACCCTTTCTTGGACTCGGCGTTGCTTGGGCAAAAACTCTCATATTCCTGTTGAGCCCATGCTTTCCTTTTTTGTGTCCGTAGGCCTTTTGGCTATTGATCCTACCACATCACTTCATCGTGCCTGCTATGGCTTTGCCTCTCCTTTCATTTCTTGTTAGCTTGTGGGCTTGCAGGCTGACGCTCCTGCCGTGCCAGCCCACTTCGTTGTCAATCTTTTGCTTAGGGCTTCCCTAGCTCACTTTTAACATCTttacctcttttgggctttgttgGTTAACATTCCTACTATGCCAGCCCATTCTAATTCATTCATCGGGCTTCCTCGGTCTGTTTATTTCctctttacattttttattcccatgggctttttgctaaattttttgggcTTCCTCGACCTAATTTCCATatctttacctcttattacTTTTCAGGCTTATTGGCTTTTAAGTTGACCCATTGAGTTTACTAATTCATTTCCCAGGCTTCCCCAacccatttacttcttctttatctcttttttattcACATGGGCTTACTATGTCATCCTTTGGGCTTCCTCgacccatttacttcttctttacctcttttaATTCTTGTGGGTTTGCTAGCCATCAATCTTGCAATTTCAGCTGGTTGGGCTTGTTTCTTTATTCCCTTACTGTTTTCTCCTTCTCACATTTTCTATTGTTGGGTTTCTTTTGCTGTTGGACCCTTTGtcaaaaaatgggcatcaataacaactacaacaaaatgtcaaaattttccaatttgGATTTATCAATTTTAGATCATgtaaattaaaagctaaaactTATAAGTTGCAACATTTTGAATACAAATTTCATATACCATTTTTTGTATTCCACCAATTAAAACttgctatatttttatttatttttttcttttttaaatttgattattttataagaaaaaaaatacatgataaattattgattgatGGAACATAAAGTGGTACAGAAGATTCGTATTTAAACATTTTTGAACATAATATCTCATCAAATGCATGTATGACATGGGTTAGTTAGCACCTTTTGGTTTTCTCACAAGGATGTTCAAAGTTCAACCCCCttcccaaacttaaaagtggcaaaaaaaaaaaaaaaaccattaaacttatatattaaatttaacaaaaaaaaaagtcttcaaCTTTGATTCTTAgttttatgttaaaaataaaattttaaacaaaaattacaaaatattttcaaattatatatcaTCATATAATATGTAagtaatataataaaagtttggcccctaaataaaatatttttttctcacttaaccctaaataaaatatttttttcccaattaaaATAAGTGGTAAAATAAATTTGAACTCAATTTctgcatataaataaatatggaCAATGTGAATAAGTCATAAGATTCCTTTGGCAGCCTTGCGCATTATTTATGCATCACATCACATGACTCATTGTCCATATCATCAAAATCCTAATGAATACATATCtgtatttgtttttccttttataaatcaaaatggattcagatcctctattTTCTaggagttcattaaatcctaaccactctttaatgatttaatggtttagctacgtgcatttcattaataatattcttaaaataataaaataatgttgtaaacaaaacaattaagatgattgttaatgaaacgTCTTGAAATctaccattaaatcattaaagtgGGATTAATTTAACTCTACTTAGAgcagaactctagaggatctgaatccttcAATTAAGGGTTGTTAAAATCAGCCTGAAGTGCATCAATAATATCTAGTAGGATATCTTTCATCAATACTCTTTTAAATTATtcgtaaatatttttttttttcctattcacGATCTAATTTATAGTCTCTTATTGAATGTTGCTTTTTAAGATATGCTCATtcctttttacttttcttttttagtaatataattaaattaaatctttttttttttgagaaacaaaattaaataattaaattaatctGTAGAAGgaaagttgaaaaaataaaattggtgccaaaaccaaaaaaaattgaaccaaattGTCATTTAGTACTTTCCCACCATTCACATGCCACGTGTCACCCATTTCTTGgctacaatatatataaatccaaaaaccccaaatcacTTGTTGTAGCTTCATTATATATTACCTTGTATTGACGTTTCTCTATTCCCATACACGCAGGGGCAGTCCCTGTAATTACATTCCACATACATGTCCTTTTTCGGTATTTCGCTTTCCGAACTAGCCCTTTCAAAAAATTAGCTAACCCTaaatttttaccctttttttttaaatcgccGCCAATTGTCGGATCTAGATTCTTTCTCACCCGAATTCGATCTTGATTTTCACTCCGAATCCAAAATTCGTTCTCGGATTCGATCGCTCCTCGCTCTCCTCTTGCGATCGATCCTAATTTTATCGCTAGCCACGGCTTCGATCGATttctagggttagggttttcgATATTTTTTTCGATCTGTGTATACGATCTCAGATCTGTGAAACCTTTTCTTCAATTAGGGATTTTGGGTTCTGGGTCTTGTTTTTCTCCTTCAATTTCTTCCGATTTGTATAAAAATTTTGCGgatttttgtttgggtttctgggtttgattcttttagggtttgtttgattCATAGATCTGTTCCGTTTCGGGGTTCTTCCGCTGGAATCGGTGTATTTATTTGTGGGTTGGGTTCAATTTTGGGGATTTCGTTGAATCTTAGAAGatctagggttagggtttggagaatattattaatttcgTTGAATTAGGTTGgggaaaagtgaaatttttacCATTATTCACTAAATTTGTCCATTAATTTATCGTAAGCTTACTATAATTTCCCGATCCAACGATCCGATATATCATTTGGTGAAGACTGTTTCTTGAGGtataaaatcctttttttttattataataattatgaaaatttagCCTGCCAtttctaattaataaaaaataaataaatatctgtTGTAAttatttgggttttaatttttatttttttgcagtgatctttatttattttttattttttttggttttaaaatatgattgctaTTATATTTACCAAATTGCCCCTCATTATAGATATTGATCTATTTATGGAAGAGTTGCACAAGTCACTGGCCGCATCTATTTTTTGaacaataattgaaaataaaattaataaattgattAATATAATAGCATGTTAATTCTTATGGTTGTGGTGTCAACATGTTGATGCTTTGTGTATGCATTTTGATGGCTTATAATATAATTCATTGCATGCCTTAGAAAAGGATGTTTGGCAATAGAGTTTATCTAATAAATTGTAGTGAAACAGAATAATTTGCAGTTACTTATTTTGGTATATGGGCATTTTTAGTTTCAGAAGAGTTCTTTGGATGACTTTGCTTCATATGAAAGCATATATACCAATAGAAAGTTAGAATgaatttattctttaaaaaagagaaaagaaaagaaaaagaaacattaacCAAGTTTAGCTGTTATGTTATGCAGTTCACAAATATCATAAGTTAGAATAGTTTAAATGTTAGGCTTTGAATGAGGCTCTAGATTATAACTACTGCTATGTGAAGTGACAGACGGTACAAAATTATTTGGATGATTATAAAATGCTTGCTTAAGCAGCAGAGAAATAGAGTAGCCTGTACAGATAGACACTTTAGAATGTTACTAAGAGCAGTGTATCTTCtaacttatttttatcaatgatggatggttttttttaagtgatgcAATGTAGAAAATGTCTTAGTCtggtttcttttctcttttgtatCTTTTCAATTGGTAAAAGCAATAGAGTACagcttttttgttctttttttttaatggtaaaagTCTCTCTCTTTGGTTGCTTTGTTCCACAACTTACAATCAAACAGTAATGTTAcccttttctttgttttgcattaacttatttaAACTATATTATGCAGTTAAAAATGGTACAGAAAAGGcgttttgatgatgatgatgatgaaataTTTGAGGTTTCTTCCAAGCTTCCAAGACAATTGGAAGACAATAATCAGCTAGTTTCGTTTTCGGAATCTGTTTTTCCTGGAAATGCTTCCCAGGTCCCTCAAACATTAGGTGAGGCATTTAGTCTCTGTTAATATATGGAATGCTTAATGCAGGCTTCTTCAGTGTTCATAGAACCTTTAACACCttgtcaataaaaaattaaaaagaaaaaaaaaagtggctatGATGTGAAGTGTAAATAGGGAATACTAGCTGTGCAATTATACACCTACCTAATTTGTGCCACTTGTTGTGTATCTAAGTCGTACCTGATTGTGTAATCTCAATCATCTGACCTCTGAACCACTCTCAGATCAAAGTTCTTATTCTATCCACTTAAAAGATTTTAAATGATTCTATCTGTGGGAGCCCTCTAAGGGGTTGAACTTCACCAGTGGTCCCCCATTGTCAAACGACATAATAGTCTCTTTTTACCAATTGGTTTGTcctttatttgttatatttttagtgagtttttagttatttatttccAGGTAAGCATTTGTTTGTGCCTGGTTGGAAAATTTGGATCTTCAGATTAAACATTGTTCTGAACCAATGCACGTTTGTCATTAGTTTGACCATTAGAAAGGCAGTGGTTATATGTATACCAAGGTTCATTAAATGGTTTTTTTACTCGCCTCTCTGTTGAATTTTCTAGATCACTAAGTGATTGGATGATTCCCTTTGTAACTCATCAAGTTGTAATGTGTAATTGGTAGAGGGTGGATTCCTTAAAGGCAATATTGAAGTTGATGAGAAGCTCAGTGACATTTTTACTGATCTTCCAAGAAGTAGTGAGGACAATGAAGCCATTGTTCCTGGCTCCACTTCCATCTCCTCCTGGGCAACCAGTAGTACAAGTGAAGAATATTTTCGGTCAGAGGCACCAGTTCATGTATCTTTTTTCCCAGAATATTTTTATGCTGAGCGTCCTACAAAGACATTAGCTAACTGTGACGATGCCTATTCTATACTTTTGGATTATCCTCCTCGGAAACCTGTTCCTACTGGACCCAACCATCAAGCTGATATTCCAGCATGGAGTTCACAGTACACCAAGAGCACTTCAACTTATTTAGGCACACCTGAAGCAGTTTCAGACTCTGACCTCACTGTTAGGGATGAAGATGAGAAGAGACTGATGGGGACCTGTGTCATTCCAATGCCTGATTTGGATTTATCTGTGTGCAATGGTGACAATGTTGGTAATGGTAGAATTGATTGCAGCTGTGAGGATGGGGGTTCTGTTAGATGTGTCCGACAGCACATTACAGAAGCAAGACATAAACTTATAAAGAATGTTGGGCAAGAAATATTTGTGGAGTTGGGGTTTTCTGACATGGGAGAGCATGTGGCACAGAAATGGAGTGAGGAGGAGGAAgatttatttaatgaaattgtCTTCTCAAATCCAGCATCATTGCACAAGAATTTCTGGAAGAATCTCCCTAGTGCCTTCCCCTACCGAACCAAAAAGGAGATTGTCAGTTACTACTTCAATGTTTTTATGCTTCGAAGGAGGGCTGAGCAAAACAGATGCAACCCAATGAACATCGACAGTGACAATGATGAATGGCATGGGAGTGATGATTATGGTGACAATGAACGTGGAGTGACAGAGGAGGATGAGGATTCTGTTGTTGAGTCTCCTTTTTGCCACAACAATCCTGTTTATGATCGGATCAGGGAGGATGATTTGCAAGAGTACGATGAGGATTCTGCAGATGGAACTTGTGATGATGACAAAAAGGCAAATGTTGTTAGTGGAGAGGGTGTCACTAATATTTCAGAAACAAACCCAAAGAAGTTGCTTGACAACTGTGCTTCCATTCCCACAGTTCAGCTCCAGGATAAAACTTCTTGGGATGAAAGGGGAGATGAGGAAGTCCAAGATGATTCATGCTTGTCTTCGGACACTGGGGTTGCCTCACAAGGAATTCAGGCGAAGTCTGAAAATGGCAGTCACTGGTCGAGTAGTGGTAGTGTTAACGGGTTAAGCAGTGGGGTTGGCCATGAATACATCATGGAGCCTTGTGACAATAAAGTTTGGGATGCTGGGTTTATGACTTGCCCCAAGAATAAAGTTGACTTGTTGCCAACTTGCAGCATGATTGAAGAGATTTTTGGAGATGGATCGTGGAAATAGAGCTTGAGCTAGTGTTGCTAGTCCTAGCATCAGAGGTAGTTCTGGGAAGCACCAGGATTTTGAGGCTTTCATATTAAGCAAATCTACTAAGTGTTTATCTCATAAAAAAGTATAGTGATAGTttaacttcatttttctctttgtacATTTGCCTCCTTTGTAAGATAGAGTTTTAGAAGGTGATTGGTTCAATGCGTTTAGGCCTTGATTCTTGTTACTTATCAcctatttttgttatttgagaAATGTGAATTTGCATTCACACCTTAAAAGAAATCAACAATGGTTATCTTTCTTTGTAGGTGGTTAGGACTTGCTAGATACACCAAGTGTAAGAATG is a genomic window containing:
- the LOC142631512 gene encoding uncharacterized protein LOC142631512; its protein translation is MVQKRRFDDDDDEIFEVSSKLPRQLEDNNQLVSFSESVFPGNASQVPQTLEGGFLKGNIEVDEKLSDIFTDLPRSSEDNEAIVPGSTSISSWATSSTSEEYFRSEAPVHVSFFPEYFYAERPTKTLANCDDAYSILLDYPPRKPVPTGPNHQADIPAWSSQYTKSTSTYLGTPEAVSDSDLTVRDEDEKRLMGTCVIPMPDLDLSVCNGDNVGNGRIDCSCEDGGSVRCVRQHITEARHKLIKNVGQEIFVELGFSDMGEHVAQKWSEEEEDLFNEIVFSNPASLHKNFWKNLPSAFPYRTKKEIVSYYFNVFMLRRRAEQNRCNPMNIDSDNDEWHGSDDYGDNERGVTEEDEDSVVESPFCHNNPVYDRIREDDLQEYDEDSADGTCDDDKKANVVSGEGVTNISETNPKKLLDNCASIPTVQLQDKTSWDERGDEEVQDDSCLSSDTGVASQGIQAKSENGSHWSSSGSVNGLSSGVGHEYIMEPCDNKVWDAGFMTCPKNKVDLLPTCSMIEEIFGDGSWK